One Alligator mississippiensis isolate rAllMis1 chromosome 1, rAllMis1, whole genome shotgun sequence genomic window carries:
- the MRPL2 gene encoding large ribosomal subunit protein uL2m, giving the protein MAVSSLTRAFGALLLASGPRLSQVALQPKHPCLGGQLLSACHGFSTCAVLSTNNPLWKCRIKYTTRPIGMKKTGGRDHTGRIQVHGIGGGHKQRYRMIDFKRLRSEDGAEPGPFAEKVINVRYDPCRSADIALVAGGNRKRWIIATENMQPGDIIQNSGHIGRMAVSAKEGDAYPLGALPVGTLISCLESHPEKGAQYIRAAGTCGVLLRKVNGTAIVRLPSKRHMQVLETCIATVGRVSNVDHHKRVIGKAGRSRWLGRRPHTGLWHQKGGWAGRKIKPLPPMKSYANLPTAAAHD; this is encoded by the exons ATGGCTGTGTCCAGCCTGACGCGGGCCTTCGGGGCCCTGCTGCTGGCCTCGGGCCCTCGTCTTTCCCAG GTAGCCTTACAACCCAAGCATCCCTGTCTTGGGGGGCAGCTCCTCTCTGCATGCCATGGgttcagcacctgtgctgtcctctCCACCAACAACCCCTTGTGGAAATGCAGGATCAAGTACACCACCAGGCCCATTGGCATGAAAAAGACCGGAGGCCGTGATCACACAG GTCGTATCCAGGTGCATGGGATTGGTGGGGGACACAAACAACGCTACCGCATGATTGATTTTAAACGGTTGCGCTCCGAggatggggctgagccaggccccTTTGCAGAAAAGGTGATCAATGTCCGGTATGATCCCTGCAG GTCAGCTGATATcgccctggtggctgggggcaACCGTAAACGCTGGATCATTGCAACAGAGAACATGCAGCCTGGTGACATCATCCAAAACTCAGGACACATAGGCAGGATGGCAG TCTCCGCCAAAGAGGGGGATGCATATCCATTAGGAGCTCTGCCTGTGGGGACCCTAATCAGCTGTCTGGAGAGTCACCCTGAGAAGGGAGCACAGTACATCCGAGCAGCAG GAACCTGTGGGGTGTTACTGAGGAAGGTGAATGGAACTGCCATTGTACGGCTGCCTTCCAAGAGACACATGCAG GTGCTGGAGACCTGTATCGCCACTGTGGGCCGAGTTTCCAACGTTGATCACCACAAGCGGGTTATTGGAAAAGCTGGCCGGAGCCGCTGGCTGGGGAGGCGTCCGCATACTGGTCTTTGGCACCAAAAGGGTGGCTGGGCTGGACGCAAGATCAAACCACTTCCACCCATGAAGAGCTATGCCAAccttcccacagcagcagcacatgattGA